A segment of the Acidobacteriota bacterium genome:
TGACGATCGCGGCAGATCCGGTAGGCCGCGCCGTCGGCGAGCGTTACGTCGTATTCATCGCGGTCCCAGCAGGCGCCGGGGTCGCGGCCGCTCCACCAGCCGCCGGACGATCGCCACGGCCCGGCGCACTGCTCCACCGCGCCGCCGCGGATGCCAATCCGATCCGTGGTCACGCGCGCCACCCGCTCGCCCTCGAGCGCCACGCGCGCGACAACGGGGATGCGAAAGCGTCGCAGAACAGGTCTCGCCTTCGCGCTTCGCGCTTCGGCGCAGCTGGCGCCCCTGTTCGCGCTTCGCGCTTCGGCGGGCGCGAACGGCGCGAGCGTGAACGCGTCCGGCGCGTGCGAGTCGAGGAGCACCGGCGAGCCCACGCGTCCCTCTCCCATCAGCGCCGTCAGCCTCGACACCACCGTCGCGATCGTTTCGGGCTGCGTCCCGGCGCGCTCGAGCAGCGAGAACTGGACGATGCGTCCCGGGGCCGGCTCGAGCCGGACGGCGATACGATCGATGCCCGCCGGCGGCGGATGGGACTCGAGATCGAGCAGGATGAGCGTGCGCAGCACGCGCGCCTCGCGCATCGGCGCGGGCAGCTCGATGCGCCGCACGTGCGTCTCGCGCGTCTTCGTCCCGTCCGCATCCACGCGGGCGGTCACGAGCGTGAGCGTCGTCTCGAGAACGGCTGCGCCGCGATCGGCGCGCTCGAGCGCGGCGCTCAACGGATCGAGCAGCCGCGTGAGCACGAACGACACCGGCTGCAGCGCGTCGAGCGGCCACTCGAGATCGAAGGACGCCTCGAAGCGCGCCTCGTCGAGGACCGGCACGAGCGGCTGCGTGTCGAGGCCGCGCGCGAACCGCTGCAGCACGACGCCGGCCTGGCCGAGCCGCGCCGCCAGATCGGCCGCGGGCAGCGCCGCGAGATCGCCGAGCGTGACCAGCCCCCATCGGCGCAGCGTGGCAAGCTCGGTGCACGCGCCGCCCGGCTCGCCGCAACGGCCGGGCGCGCCGGCCAGGCGGCACAACGCGCAGGCGCGAACAAGGGGCCGGGAGCCTTTTTTCTGCAGCCGCGGCGGTAAAAAGGCTCCCGGCCCCTTGTTCGCCGCCAGCGTGTCGAACACCTCCAGCGACAGCGCGCCCACGGCGGCCGCGGTCCTCCCCGGCAGGACGACGCTGTACGGCTGCGCGATGGCGAGCAGGAGGGCCGCCGTGCGGGAGGGCGCGACCGCCACCGACACGGTCACGTGCGGCGTGCGACGTGCGGCGTGCGACAGTTCTTCCGCGATCGCCGCGGCATCGCCAACGATGCGCGTGAGGCCGGCGGTGTCGATGAGCACCAGCCGCCCGCCGAGCTGCGGCTCGACGCGCGGCGAACACGCCTGTGCCGCGGCAAGCAGCGCAGCGGCATCCTTACTGTCCGGGCTGAACAGTGCGGCGAACACTCCCCGAACCTCCGTGCGCACCTCCGTGCGAACCTCCGTGCGAAGCCCGCCCCAGCACGCGCGCCTGCGGCGCAATCCCGTCGAACAGCCGCGCGCGCGCCGACGCACCGCGCCACCGGGGCGCGGCGGCGCCGCCGAGCACGATCGTCACGCCCCCCGCGCTGCGGCCGGCGCGCTCGGGCGCGACGAGCAGCGCGGCGGTGGATCCCCCTTCGATCAGCCGCGCCAGGCGAAGCCAGGTCGTGAACGGCAGCCGCCGCAGGACGGGCGGCGGCACGTCGGCGAGATCGCAGACCGCGAGGCCGAAGGCGCGCGACTCCAGCACGACGGTGAACGCCTTGAGCGCGCGCTCCACTGCACGCCAAAGCGATGAGGTGTTTCCCGGCGCCGCGTGCCCGCTCGCGCGGATCGCCTCGACGCTGGCCGCCACGCCGCGCACCCACAACAGGTTCCCGAGCTGCACCCCCGTGGCCGCCGCCGACTCCACATCGAACCGATCCAGCGCGTCCACCAGCGCCGCCGCCCCGCCGGCCGCGGTCGCCGACGCAAGCGCGGCACACATGAGCGTGGTCCGCCCGGTGGAGCGCGCTCCCGCAATCTCCGACAGCTCACCCCGCGGCAATCCACCGCCAAGCCGCGCGTCGATCTCGGCATGGCCGAGCGGCAGCAGCGGCCGCCCGGCGTCGAGCGCCGGGCGCAGGTGCGTCAGCGTGGCGTCGAGCTTTTTCGCGCGAAGCAGCGATTCGAGGTGGGCGCGGGCCGCGGCAGCCATGGTGTCCGGTCGAGGTGTTTCGCTTTTATTTCGCCTGCCGGACGCAGTATAAACCACCCAGCGACGCTGGGGCAACATCGCCGCGGAACACGCAGAACACGCGGAAAAATACGGGATCCTGCGTGTTCAGCGCGTTCCGCGGCGCAGCCCTCTCCTGCTAAGATGATTTCCTTGTCCTCTGACGCCCTGAAAACCGAAGGTGAGGCCGCCCCTTCGGTTCCGAACCACGGGTTCATCCGCCGGACCGCCGCCGCCTTCACTTACCGCGATTTCCGCATCCTCTGGACAGGCGCCTTCATGTCCACGGTCGGCACGTGGATGCAGAAGGTCGCGCAAAGCTGGCTGGTCCTCTCGCTCACCGGGTCGTCATTCTTCCTGGGGCTCGACGATTTCCTCGCGCAGCTTCCCATCCTGCTCCTGACGCTGATTGGCGGCGTGATTGCCGATCGCTACGACCGGCGCCGGCTCCTCATCGGCTCGCAGTACGTGCAGATGACGGCCGCGTTCATCCTCACGGCGCTCGTCTACTGGCAGGTCGTGGAGCTGTGGCACATCCTCGCGCTGTCGTTCATCACCGGCGTCGCGCAGGCGTTCGGCGGCCCGGCGTACCAGTCGCTGATCCCGTCGCTCGTGGATCGCAAGGACCTGCCCAACGCGATCGCGCTCAACTCGATCCAGTTCAACCTGGCGCGCGTGTTCGGGCCGATCCTCGCCGGCGCCACGCTCGCCGCGTTCGGCACGGCGATGTGCTTCGCGGTCAACGGCGTTTCGTTCCTCATCGTGATCGTCGCGCTGATGGCGCTCGGCGTGAAACACATCCCGCCGCTGACACGCCAGCCGATGATGGACGAGCTGCGCGGCGGCATCGCGTACGCCCGCAGCGAGCCGGCGATCATCTCGCTCACCCTCCTCGGCTTCGTCACGACGTTCCTGGGGCTGCCGCTGCTGACGCTGCTGCCGGTCTTCGCGCGCGACGTCTTTCACGGCGGTGTCGGCCGCTACACGCAGATGATGGCCTTCTCCGGCATCGGCGCCGTCTCCGGCGCGCTCATCGTCGCGTGGCTGGGACGGTTCAGGCACATGGGGCTGGCGACGCTGCTCCTGCAGATCGTGTTCGGGCTGTTGCTCGTCGGCTTCGCGCTGTCGCGCCTGCTGTGGCTGAGCAACGTCCTGCTCTTCGTGGCGGGCGCCGCGCTGATCGCGGTGTTTTCGTTCACGGCCTCCCTCGTGCAGCTGATCGTGCCGGATCACCTCCGTGGCCGTGTCGTCAGCATTTACATGGTGGCGTTCCGCGGCGGCATGCCGCTTGGCGGGCTGGCCGCGGGCACGATGGCCAGCATCACCTCGGCGCCGACCGCGCTGGTGACGGGAGGAACGCTGCTCGTCGCGATCGCGGTCTATTACCTGTTCCGCGGCCACGGCCTCCGGGAGTTGTAAGAGATCGGATCAGACAGCCAGGATCCAGTACAGACCGAGGCCGATCGATGCCACCGCCATCAGCAGCGCGGCGCCGCGGCCGAGCCGCGCGACGACGCGCGTGGAGAGCGTGCGCGCGAGGGCCACGCCAAACAGCGACATCGAGATGAGGATGCCGACGGCGAACAGCACGATGAGCAGCACGATCTGCGGGATCGCGGCCGCCGCCGTCGAGCCGCCGAACGGCGCGAACGTGGCCAGCGCGCGCAGGCTGCTGATGGCGAAGACCGCGCCAAGCAGGGCGGGCAGCTGCGAGTGCGCGACGCCGTGCGCCTGCGGGCGGCCGAGATGCAGGTGCCATGCGCCCGGATCGTGGCTCTGCGGGTGCGCGTGCGCGTAGAAGCGGCCGGAAACCGCCGCCATCAGCGCCGTGACGCCGAGGGCGACCAGCAGCACTCCCCCCAGCTGCTCTCCGCCGCGCTCGACGGTCTGCGGAATCGTCCACCCGGCCACCACGACGAGGCTCGCGCCAAATGCGAGCACCAGCGCGTGGCCGGCTGCGAATCGGACGGCGACCGCAAGCGCGCGCGCGCGACGGACGGCAACCGTTTCTTCGCCGCGGACCGTCAGCGCGGCGATGGCCATGAGATGGTCGGCGCCGAGCCCGTGCAGGAAGCCGAGCACGAGCGCCGAAGCAATCAGAAACACCGGGTTATTGTAGCCGCAGGTCCCATCGAACGGGGACATTTACCGGGCGGTAGCACATCAAATCGTCACATGCCTGGTAGCGCACGGTGCCCAGCACGCGCACGGCCGCGCCCGGTCGGCCAGGCGGCACCGTGACCGGGACGGCAAGCGAGAACGCCTTGTCGTAGACGCGCACGCGTTCCCCTGCGAACATTCGAACCACCGCCGGGGGAAACCGGACGCTGCCGGCATGCCCGTCCGGGATCGGCTCGATCGTCAGAGACACGGGAATGTACCGTTCTTGCGGGGGCGCGTAGATGTGGATGCCTTCGCGCGGGGTCACGGTGACTTTGAGCGGCACCGGCGTGCCCGGCTTCACGGGAGCCGAACGCCGCACGGCCTCGACACGCGCCAGCGGCGCCTGAGGAGACCGGAGCGCGCCGGCAGTGGCCGCCTGCAGCAGCACGAGAAGGAGCGCCGGGATCATCGTCGTATTGTGGACAAACGACCGGCGCTTGACAACAGGCGCGCTGCAGAATGCGCGGAACACGCAAAAAACCACGTCCCCCCACATACGGGAGGGACGTGGCTCCAGATCGCCGAGCAGTTCCCCTTAGTTCCGCCTCGTGATCTGATCCCAGATGGCCGCGCTGCCGCCGCCAATCGCCGCGCCGATGAGCGCCCCCTTCTTGCCGCCGACCGCCGCGCCGACACCGGCGCCCACGCCTGCCGACGACCCGATGATGATCGCGCTTTTCTTCACGCTGCGGCCGCTCGACCGCTCGGTGACGACGCCCCGCTGCGAGACGGTGCGGGGCCGCGCCTCGCGGTAGACCACCGCAGGCTGCTGCACCACCGCAGGCTGCACCACGCGCGTGTCGTAACCGTAGTCACGAACCGCGAGCGCGCCGTTGCCGTACGCCACCGGCGCCGCTGCGTATGGCACCTCTGCGGACACGCACTGCACCTGCGCCACGGGCTGGCCGCTGACCACGGCCTGCCGGACGAGCGTGCGCTGGTTCGGCTCGCAGTTGACGAGGACCTGCCCGTTTGCGGCGCCCGCCACCTGCTGGGCGACCGGCTGGGCGAACCCGCCCTCGTACCCGAGCGCGCGGACGCTGCTGTCGGCCTTCGTGCCGCATGCAGCCGTCACCACGAGCGCGCCCACGCCCGCCAGGCCGAGCGCCGCGCGCCGCAGACTGCTGATGCTCATTGCTCCGTTGGTCCTCATCTCAGACTCCCTCCGAATCACGTTCCGCCCGGTAAGGTTCCAAGGCACGTGCCGCCCGGAAATCGCGATTTGCCGAGGCTTTTGCGGCCGAGCGCGGTGACGTTGTCCTCTGAAGGGCTCAACCGTACAATCGGGGGGAGACAGGGAGAATCGGACGGTTCGAACCTTTCCACACGCCCCATGCCCCACATCCTCATCGCCGAAGACGATCGCGACATCGCCGATCTGATCGACCACAGCCTCCGCAAGGCGGGGCACGAGACCGAGATCGTCGGGTCGGGGTCGGAGGCGCTCGCGCGGGCGCGCGCGGCGCGTCCCGACGCGCTCGTGCTCGACGTGATGCTCCCCGGGCTCGACGGCATGCAGGTGTGTCGCGCGCTGAGGGCGGAGCCGGACACGGCGGCCACTCCGATCATCATGGTGACCGCGCGCGGGGAGGAAGCGGACCGCGTCGGCGGCCTCGAGCTGGGCGCGGACGATTACCTGACCAAGCCGTTCAGCCCGCGCGAGCTGGTCGCACGCGTCGCGGCGCTCCTCCGCCGGTCGCGCCCGCCGGCTGCGCCCACGGCCACGGTCCTCCGCTATCGCGATCTCGTCGTCGACGGCGATCGCCACCGCGTGACAGCCAACGGCGCCGAGGTGAAGCTCACGGCGAAGGAATTCCTGCTGCTCCAGTACATGATGCAGCGCGCGGGACGCGTGGTCTCGCGCGACCAGCTCCTCACCGACGTCTGGGGCTACCAGTACACCGGGGGCACCCGGACCGTGGACGTGCACGTCCGGCGGTTGCGTGAGAAGATCCCGCTGCTCGAGCAGGTCATCGAAACCGTGAAGCAGTTCGGGTACAAGCTCGCCGAATGAGTTTCCGCCGGAAGATCTTCCTCGCCGCCTTCGTGGCCGCGTTCGCCACGGTCGCCGCGGCCACTGCGCTCGTTTCGTGGGCGGTGCGGCGCGATCTGATCTCGCGCCTCGAGCGCGGCCTCATCTCCGAGGCGCAGCTCGCGGCCGCGCTGGTGTCGCATCACGTGGACGCCGCGTCGCTCGACGACCAGGCGGATGATATCGGCGCCCGCGTCTCCGCGCGCGTGACGCTTGTCGCGCGCGACGGCCGTGTCGTCGGCGACTCGGAACGCGACGGCCGGGAGCTGGCGGCCATGGAGAACCACGGCGGCCGGCCGGAAGTACTCGGCGCGCTCCGCGCCGGCAGAGGCATCTCGACCCGCCATAGCACCACCGTCCAGACCGACATGCTGTACGTCGCGGTTCCCGTTCGGGATGGACCCGGGGCGGTGGCGGTCGTGCGGCTCGCGCTGCCGCTGGCGGAAGTCGAAGAGCAGCTGAGCACCGTCCGCCGGCTGTCGGTGCTCGCGCTCGCCGTCGGCATCGTGACGGCGGCGGCGCTCGCGTGGTGGATGGCCGCGCTCGTCTCGCGCCGGGTCAGCGCCATCGCGGCGAGAGCGGAACGGTACGCGCGGGGGGAACGCCTGCGCACGCCGGCCGATTACGGCGCCGACGAGGTCGGCACGGTCGCGCGGGTGCTCGACGACGCCGTGCAGGATCTGAGCAGCCGCGTCGCGGAACTGGCGCGCGATCGCGCGCTGACGGCCGGCATTCTCTCCGGCATGACCGAGGGAGTCGTCGTCGTGGACGCGCGCGGGCAGCTGCAGCTCGTCAACGAGGCGGCGCGTCGCATGCTGGCGCTGGAGCCGCGCGGGGCGGGGCGCCACTACCTGGAGGCGGTGCGGCATCCGGCGATCGCCCAGCAGCTCGGCTCGGCCCTCGCCGGGGACGCGCCCGCGCCGGTGGAGGTCACCCTGACCGCCGCGGGAGACCGCGTGTTCATCGCGCGCGCGAGCGCCGTGGACGTGCCCGGAGGACGCATTGCGATCGTCGTGCTGCACGACGTGTCGGACCTGAAGCGCGCCGACCGCATGCGCCGGGATTTCGTGGCGAACGTTTCCCACGAGCTGAGAACGCCGCTCACGGCCATCCGCGGCTACGCCGAGGCGCTGGCCGACGGCATCGACGACCCCGCGCAGGCGAAGAAGTTCCTCGAGGTGATCGCGAGGCACAGCACGCAGATGGAGCGGCTGGTGCGCGACCTGCTGCGCCTCGCCCGCATCGAGGCCGGGCAGGAACGCCTGGACGTGAGCGACGTCCCGGTCGCCGGGCTGTTCGCCGACGTCGAAACGGCGCTCGGCCCCGTGATCGAACCACGCGGCCAGCGCATCGCGCGCGACATCGCCGCCGATGCCGCGACGATCCGCGCCGACGCCGCGCACATGCATGACGTCCTGCGCAACCTCCTGGAGAATGCAAGCCGCCACTCGCCAGAGGGGGCGACAATCCACCTCCGCACGCGCGCGGCTGATGGCCGGATCGTGATCGACGTCGAAGACGAAGGAACGGGAATTCCCGAGCCGGATCTCACCCGGGTGTTCGAGCGGTTCTATCGCGTGGACAAGGCGCGGGCGCGCGCCCCCGAGCACGGCGGCGGCACGGGCCTGGGCCTCGCGATCGTCAAGCACCTCGTGGGCCTGCACGGCGGCACGGTCACCGCGCGAAACCGACCGGAGGGGGGCGCGGTGTTCAGCGTGTCCCTGCCGGCCTGAGGATCGCGATTAAAACAGCGCGCGCATCGCCTTCACGACGCCCCAGCTGATCCCCGCGCAGATCGGGAAGGTCAGAATCCACGCCGTCACCAGCTCGCGCGTCACTCCCCAGCGTACCGCCGAGACGCCGCGCGTGGCTCCCACGCCCATGATCGCCGTCGAAATGGTGTGCGTCGTGCTCAGGGGAATGCCCAGCCGCGAGGCCAGCTCGATGGTGCTCGCCGCCGCCATTTCCGCGGCAAACCCCTGGTGCGTTTCGAGCTTGGTGATCTTCATGCCGAGCGTCCGCATGATGCGCCAGCCGCCGGTGATCGTGCCGAGCGCCATCGTGCCGGCGCAGAGGAAGATCACCCACTTGGGGACGGCGAACGTCCCGAGCTGCCCTCCCAGCACCAGCGCCAGCGTGAACGCTCCCATGAACTTCTGGCCGTCGTTCGAGCCGTGGCTGAACGCCATGAACCCGGACGACAGGACCTGCATCCAGCGGAAGATGCGCTTGGTCGGCCCCGGCGTCGCGCGCCGGAACAGGCGGTACACCGCCGTCATCATCAGCAGCCCTCCCCCGAAGCCGAGGAAGGTCGAGAACAACAGCCCGTAGCCCACCTTCGTCCATCCGGAGAGCACGAGGGCGTCCGGTCCGGCCGTGGCCAGTCCGGCCCCTGCCAGTCCCGCGACGAGCGCGTGGCTCTCGCTGGTGGGGATGCCCCAGTAGGCGGCGACCGTGGACCAGATAATGATGCCCACCATCGCTCCGCCCACCGTCGTCAGATCGACGATGCTGGGATCGATGATGTCCTTGCCGATGGTCGCCGCGACGGCGGTGCCCGACAGCACGCCGACCAGGTTCAGGACGGCCGCCATCAGGATCGCCTGGATCGGCGAGAGCGACCGCGTCGAGACGACCGTGGCAATCGCGTTTGGCGCGTCCGTCCACCCGTTGACGAACTCCGCGCCCAGGATGAGGACGAGCACGACGAGGAGCCCGATGCTGATCTCCATCGCGTCCCCGTCAGCCGTGCTTCACGACGACGCTCTCGAGGACGTTGGCGACGTCCTCGCAGCGGTCGGTTGCGGCCTCGAGGAAGTCGAGGATCTCCTTCCACTTGATGATGGCAATCGCGTCGTGCTCGTCGGCGAACAGCTGCTTCAACGCCAGCTGGTGGGCGCGGTCCGCCTCGTTCTCCAGGCGGTTGATTTCCACGGCGTGCTCGTGGATGCCCTTGCGGCGATCGAGCGCTGGCATGGCCTTGACGATCTGGTCGGTCGACTGCGCGATGATCCGCGCCAGCTCCCGCGCGCCCGGCCGCACCCTGGCGATCTGATAGAGCCGGATGACGCCCGCCGACGCGTCGATGGCGTCCATGACATCGTCCAGGCTGCGGGCGAGAGAGTGGATGTCTTCCCGGTCCAGCGGCGTGATGAACGTGCGGTTCAGCCGCTGGATGACCTCGTGCGTGAGGAAGTCGCACTTGTGCTCGACTTCCTTGATCTCGTCGGCCTTGTCCCACACCGGATGCTCCGGCGCCAGCATCTCTTCGAGCATCGCGGCACCACGGGTGATTTCACGCGCCATCGTCTCGAAATCGTCAAAGAACCGCTCCTCGCGCGGGATCAAGCTGAATCTGGCCACTCAACCTCCTCAGGCAACCGTAGATCCTATCCCAAGTCGTTACACGGACGTTACACGCCGGCGCGCGCCCGGCGGCGGCCGGATGGATTTAACGCGCCCGTAACCGTCACGTAACGTCTCGGTCATCCTGTCGTCGTACGTTTCAAGCTCATGACGACCGCAAGAAAGACAGGACGGACTCGTGCCGCCACCCTTTTTGTCGCCGCGCTGCTCGCTCCAGCGCCCGCCCTCGCGCAGGTGACCCCTGCCCAGGGCTACACCCCGCCGGACGACACCCCGTCGATCCGGGTCGGGACGACGATTTTCCTGGACTACACGCTGCAGCAGTCGCCGGACGTGAAGGACGCTGCAGGCCGCAACGTCAACTTCAACGCGTTCCAGGTCGGCCGGACCTACATCAACGTGACGGGCCAGGTCCATCATCGGCTGTCGTTCCGGATCACGCCGGACATCCGGCAGGAGACCGGCACGGGCAGCTCGCTGAACGGCAGCCTGACGTTCCGTCTCAAGTACGCGTACGCGCAGGTCAACCTGGACGACTGGCTGACGGGCGGGAGCTGGGTGCGCATCGGGATGCAGCAGACGCCGATGATCGATTACCAGGAAGGGGTGTACCGGTACCGCTTCCAGGGCACCGTGTTCGCCGACCGCGAGGGTTTCCTCAGTTCGTCGGACTCCGGCGTCTCGTTCCGCACGCAGTTCAAGAACAACTACGGCGACGTGCACGCGGGGATCTACAACGGCGAGACGTTCTCGAAGCTCGAGGCGAACGATCAGAAGGCGTTCATGGTTCGCGCCACGTTTCGCCCGATGCCCAGGGCGCGAACCCTGCGCGGCCTGCGCGTGAGCGGGTTCTACGACGCCGACGCGGCGGTGAAGGACGGGCGTCGCCGCCGCGCCCTTGGGGACCTCACCTTCGAGCACAGGTTCGTCAACACCGGGTTCATCTATCTCGCCACCTCCGACCAGGCGCTGCCGGCGTCGGCTCGGATCGACGGTCGCGGCTTCTCCATCTGGGCGACGCCGCGCACCACCAAGGGCTGGGAGGGGCTGCTCCGATTTGACCGCCTCGAGCCGAACACCGGCGACGACGACCGGAAGAACCGCGCGATGGCGGGCGTCGCGTACTGGCTGCCGATCTCCGGCGCCCAGGCCGCGTTCCTGCTCGACTTCGAGAAGGTGGACTACAGGAACTACGCGCCGGCGCGCCCGAAGGAACAGCGCGTGGCGCTCCACATGCTGCTTAACTTCTGAGGGAAGGATCGATACCGAATCATGAAGAAAGTGCTGACACTCCTGACCGCGGCCGCGACCGTGGGCCTTGCCGCGCAGGCGGTCCAGATCAACGGCGCGGGCGCGACGTTCCCATATCCGATCTACTCGAAGTGGTTCGCCGAGTACAACAAGGTCCGTCCGAACGTCCAAATCAACTACCAGTCGATCGGATCGGGCGGCGGCATCCGCCAGATCACGCAGGAGACGGTCTTTTTCGGGGCGACCGACGGGCCGATGACCAGCGATCAGCTGCGCGCGGCGCCCGGCAAGATCTTCCACTTCCCCACCGTGCTCGGCGCGGTCGTACCCGTCTACAACATCCAGGGGGTGGACGACGAGCTGAAGTTCACCGGCCCGGTGCTCGCCGACATCTTCCTCGGGAAGATCACCAGGTGGAACGATCCCGCCATCGCGAAGCTGAACGCGGGGGTCAAGCTGCCCGCCAGCGACATCACCGTCGTGCACCGGTCCGACGGCTCCGGCACGACCTACATCTGGGTCGATTACCTGGCCAAGGTCTCCGCCGAATGGAAGCAGAAGGTCGGCGTCAACACGTCGGTCAGGTGGCCGGCCGGCGTCGGGGGCAAGGGGAACGAGGGAGTCGCGGGGCTCGTGCGGCAGTCGCCGAACTCCATCGGCTACGTCGAGCTGATCTACGCGCTCCAGAACAAGATCGATTACGGCTCCGTGCAGAACGCCGCGGGCAAATTCGTGCGCGCGTCGATCGAGACCACCACGGCGGCCGCGGCCGCCGCGGTGTCGAAGATGCCCGCCGACTTCCGCGTGTCGATCACGAACGCGCCCGGCGAGGCCGCCTACCCCGTCGCGTCCTTCACCTGGCTGCTGCTCTACGAGAACCCGAAGAACAAGGCGC
Coding sequences within it:
- a CDS encoding response regulator transcription factor; the encoded protein is MPHILIAEDDRDIADLIDHSLRKAGHETEIVGSGSEALARARAARPDALVLDVMLPGLDGMQVCRALRAEPDTAATPIIMVTARGEEADRVGGLELGADDYLTKPFSPRELVARVAALLRRSRPPAAPTATVLRYRDLVVDGDRHRVTANGAEVKLTAKEFLLLQYMMQRAGRVVSRDQLLTDVWGYQYTGGTRTVDVHVRRLREKIPLLEQVIETVKQFGYKLAE
- a CDS encoding DUF47 domain-containing protein, giving the protein MARFSLIPREERFFDDFETMAREITRGAAMLEEMLAPEHPVWDKADEIKEVEHKCDFLTHEVIQRLNRTFITPLDREDIHSLARSLDDVMDAIDASAGVIRLYQIARVRPGARELARIIAQSTDQIVKAMPALDRRKGIHEHAVEINRLENEADRAHQLALKQLFADEHDAIAIIKWKEILDFLEAATDRCEDVANVLESVVVKHG
- a CDS encoding inorganic phosphate transporter: MEISIGLLVVLVLILGAEFVNGWTDAPNAIATVVSTRSLSPIQAILMAAVLNLVGVLSGTAVAATIGKDIIDPSIVDLTTVGGAMVGIIIWSTVAAYWGIPTSESHALVAGLAGAGLATAGPDALVLSGWTKVGYGLLFSTFLGFGGGLLMMTAVYRLFRRATPGPTKRIFRWMQVLSSGFMAFSHGSNDGQKFMGAFTLALVLGGQLGTFAVPKWVIFLCAGTMALGTITGGWRIMRTLGMKITKLETHQGFAAEMAAASTIELASRLGIPLSTTHTISTAIMGVGATRGVSAVRWGVTRELVTAWILTFPICAGISWGVVKAMRALF
- a CDS encoding MFS transporter is translated as MISLSSDALKTEGEAAPSVPNHGFIRRTAAAFTYRDFRILWTGAFMSTVGTWMQKVAQSWLVLSLTGSSFFLGLDDFLAQLPILLLTLIGGVIADRYDRRRLLIGSQYVQMTAAFILTALVYWQVVELWHILALSFITGVAQAFGGPAYQSLIPSLVDRKDLPNAIALNSIQFNLARVFGPILAGATLAAFGTAMCFAVNGVSFLIVIVALMALGVKHIPPLTRQPMMDELRGGIAYARSEPAIISLTLLGFVTTFLGLPLLTLLPVFARDVFHGGVGRYTQMMAFSGIGAVSGALIVAWLGRFRHMGLATLLLQIVFGLLLVGFALSRLLWLSNVLLFVAGAALIAVFSFTASLVQLIVPDHLRGRVVSIYMVAFRGGMPLGGLAAGTMASITSAPTALVTGGTLLVAIAVYYLFRGHGLREL
- the pstS gene encoding phosphate ABC transporter substrate-binding protein PstS — encoded protein: MKKVLTLLTAAATVGLAAQAVQINGAGATFPYPIYSKWFAEYNKVRPNVQINYQSIGSGGGIRQITQETVFFGATDGPMTSDQLRAAPGKIFHFPTVLGAVVPVYNIQGVDDELKFTGPVLADIFLGKITRWNDPAIAKLNAGVKLPASDITVVHRSDGSGTTYIWVDYLAKVSAEWKQKVGVNTSVRWPAGVGGKGNEGVAGLVRQSPNSIGYVELIYALQNKIDYGSVQNAAGKFVRASIETTTAAAAAAVSKMPADFRVSITNAPGEAAYPVASFTWLLLYENPKNKAQAKVMVDFMKWALTEGQKFAAQLGYAPLPESVVKLELAQLAKVRL
- a CDS encoding PAS domain-containing protein; this encodes MSFRRKIFLAAFVAAFATVAAATALVSWAVRRDLISRLERGLISEAQLAAALVSHHVDAASLDDQADDIGARVSARVTLVARDGRVVGDSERDGRELAAMENHGGRPEVLGALRAGRGISTRHSTTVQTDMLYVAVPVRDGPGAVAVVRLALPLAEVEEQLSTVRRLSVLALAVGIVTAAALAWWMAALVSRRVSAIAARAERYARGERLRTPADYGADEVGTVARVLDDAVQDLSSRVAELARDRALTAGILSGMTEGVVVVDARGQLQLVNEAARRMLALEPRGAGRHYLEAVRHPAIAQQLGSALAGDAPAPVEVTLTAAGDRVFIARASAVDVPGGRIAIVVLHDVSDLKRADRMRRDFVANVSHELRTPLTAIRGYAEALADGIDDPAQAKKFLEVIARHSTQMERLVRDLLRLARIEAGQERLDVSDVPVAGLFADVETALGPVIEPRGQRIARDIAADAATIRADAAHMHDVLRNLLENASRHSPEGATIHLRTRAADGRIVIDVEDEGTGIPEPDLTRVFERFYRVDKARARAPEHGGGTGLGLAIVKHLVGLHGGTVTARNRPEGGAVFSVSLPA